The Methylomonas montana genome has a window encoding:
- a CDS encoding TrbC family F-type conjugative pilus assembly protein — protein MRCFDRPHRPWRQSAVCLLCWFSVHTVPAEEAWLDRSQANLQALEGQPRPEWLNGQSEQLEIKRQAQQVLDASQAMRAKALSTGSAGGLQTSPSNKPLTLLFVSFSLGDTALKGIFEEAAGRDNVLLVFRGPKPGQKLPALMADLKRLLKGIDPLPNIIIDPTHFQRWSVTSVPDIIVEQDGKSRLHIHGVSSLSWLDDQLKAGKQGDLGTLGDVSEIAEIDLLDEIKRRMNTIDWKQKQQQAIARFWEQQKFEDLPTAQEDRDRSVDLSITAPRDLAAPNGQLIIRAGQTVNPLDKMPFGLCLMVFDATVPGQVELIRHQSCQDKKAHVMYLATSLSRQEGWDSLKRLETTLHAPVYLLTPDVRSRFQLQHVPSFIEQSGNRLIVHERKLPVSSGERS, from the coding sequence ATGCGTTGTTTTGATCGACCCCACCGTCCTTGGCGTCAATCGGCGGTCTGTTTGCTCTGTTGGTTCAGCGTTCATACGGTTCCGGCTGAAGAAGCCTGGCTAGATCGTTCTCAGGCCAATTTGCAAGCCTTGGAAGGCCAGCCTCGACCTGAGTGGTTGAATGGTCAATCTGAACAACTGGAAATAAAACGCCAGGCGCAACAAGTTTTGGATGCTTCGCAAGCGATGCGAGCAAAGGCACTATCGACAGGATCGGCAGGCGGCCTGCAGACATCCCCTTCGAACAAACCACTCACACTGCTGTTTGTCTCGTTTTCACTCGGCGATACGGCGCTAAAAGGCATCTTTGAAGAAGCGGCCGGCCGGGACAATGTGTTACTGGTGTTTCGCGGCCCCAAACCCGGCCAAAAACTGCCGGCGTTGATGGCGGACCTCAAGCGCTTGCTGAAGGGCATCGATCCACTGCCCAACATCATCATCGATCCCACCCATTTTCAGCGCTGGTCGGTGACGTCGGTGCCTGACATTATCGTCGAACAGGATGGGAAATCCCGTTTACACATTCATGGCGTCAGTAGTTTGTCATGGCTGGACGATCAACTCAAAGCCGGCAAGCAGGGTGATTTGGGAACGTTAGGCGATGTCAGCGAGATTGCCGAAATCGACTTGCTTGACGAAATCAAACGCCGGATGAATACCATCGACTGGAAACAAAAGCAGCAACAGGCGATTGCACGGTTTTGGGAACAGCAGAAATTTGAAGACTTACCTACTGCTCAGGAGGATCGCGATCGGTCCGTGGATCTGAGCATTACCGCACCGCGCGATTTGGCGGCGCCCAACGGGCAGCTGATCATCCGAGCCGGACAAACCGTCAACCCATTGGACAAAATGCCGTTTGGCTTATGCCTGATGGTGTTCGATGCCACGGTGCCGGGACAAGTCGAGCTGATTCGGCATCAGTCCTGCCAGGACAAAAAGGCCCACGTGATGTATTTGGCCACGTCTCTGTCGCGTCAGGAAGGTTGGGACAGTTTAAAGCGTTTGGAAACTACGTTGCATGCACCGGTGTATCTGCTGACGCCGGATGTGCGCAGCCGTTTTCAGTTACAGCATGTGCCGTCTTTCATCGAACAATCAGGCAACCGTCTGATTGTTCATGAACGAAAACTGCCTGTCTCTTCGGGAGAGCGGTCATGA
- the lepB gene encoding signal peptidase I: MFSIKPGESMQSNQSSVAIATTTTTKQKPYQTRAALVRFIVKALPILLLVLAVERYLGQRFLIGGDEQVDRCLPDKWIYLIDTHNKDIWRGDLIAFRAERMAPFFKDGQIIVKIAAGVTGDTIHVDPTHTTINGEPVIDGLPLTEKLKKPATRFNRHETIPPAAYWVTGQTDKSFDSRYWGYVYDHQVIGRAYALF; this comes from the coding sequence ATGTTCAGCATCAAACCCGGTGAGTCTATGCAATCCAACCAATCAAGCGTCGCTATCGCCACGACAACCACGACCAAGCAGAAACCCTATCAAACCCGAGCGGCGTTAGTGCGGTTCATCGTGAAAGCTTTACCGATTTTGTTGCTGGTGTTAGCCGTGGAACGTTACCTCGGCCAACGCTTTCTGATCGGCGGTGATGAGCAGGTCGATCGCTGCCTGCCGGATAAATGGATTTACCTGATCGATACCCACAACAAGGACATCTGGCGCGGCGATTTGATTGCGTTCCGCGCCGAGCGCATGGCGCCATTTTTTAAGGACGGCCAGATCATTGTCAAAATCGCCGCCGGCGTCACGGGCGATACCATTCATGTCGATCCGACGCATACCACGATAAACGGTGAACCAGTTATCGACGGGCTACCCTTGACAGAGAAACTCAAGAAGCCGGCTACCCGTTTTAACCGCCATGAAACGATCCCACCCGCCGCCTATTGGGTGACCGGGCAAACCGACAAAAGCTTCGATTCGCGTTACTGGGGCTATGTCTACGACCATCAAGTGATTGGACGCGCCTATGCGTTGTTTTGA
- a CDS encoding TraU family protein has protein sequence MKRFVFPWILGGLITLATPLYAETTTNSVDPLCSDAELWSGKLVTDICWSCLFPIRAAGASLGGGNVPSIATDEKFCFCTDPMGIPELGMTMGLWNPARLIEIVRNPWCSPALGGHKFSASNVRLIATTGKADFDASEMSFFNYHYFAFPLTILLDLFWDGRCNSDGYRDFDLLYVSELDPTWNSDLLAFFTSPETALFANPVAISACVADAAAAATGNPLDALFWCAGAWGHMYPLSGISPTSYGTDPRITSLLATRATASLHRRGLAWKTSGNDALCGGYIYPFIPKSQYRLSMFYPVAETESNHAIGETTFKWGAGRTYPGPGEDHLYLLWSWRDCCTGY, from the coding sequence ATGAAACGATTCGTTTTCCCTTGGATTTTGGGAGGCTTGATAACACTGGCAACCCCGCTTTATGCCGAAACCACAACCAATAGCGTCGATCCGTTGTGCTCGGATGCCGAATTGTGGTCCGGCAAGCTGGTCACCGATATTTGCTGGAGCTGTTTGTTTCCGATTCGAGCGGCCGGGGCGTCGCTGGGCGGTGGCAACGTACCAAGTATCGCCACCGATGAAAAGTTTTGCTTCTGTACCGATCCGATGGGAATTCCGGAACTTGGCATGACCATGGGTCTTTGGAATCCGGCGAGGCTGATCGAGATCGTCCGCAATCCCTGGTGCTCGCCGGCTTTGGGAGGCCATAAATTCAGTGCCTCGAACGTGCGTCTAATCGCCACCACCGGCAAGGCGGACTTCGATGCCAGCGAGATGTCATTTTTCAATTACCACTATTTTGCCTTTCCGCTGACCATCCTGCTAGATCTATTCTGGGATGGTCGCTGCAACAGTGACGGCTACCGGGATTTTGATTTGCTGTATGTATCCGAGCTCGATCCCACCTGGAACAGTGACTTGCTGGCGTTCTTCACCAGTCCGGAAACGGCGTTGTTTGCCAATCCGGTGGCCATTTCCGCCTGTGTCGCCGATGCCGCAGCGGCCGCCACCGGCAATCCCTTGGATGCCTTGTTCTGGTGTGCCGGTGCCTGGGGTCACATGTATCCCTTATCCGGGATTTCGCCGACCAGTTACGGCACCGATCCGCGTATCACCAGTTTGTTGGCCACACGTGCCACGGCGTCCTTGCATCGGCGCGGACTGGCCTGGAAAACATCCGGTAACGATGCTTTATGCGGCGGCTATATCTATCCCTTCATCCCCAAGTCGCAATACCGGCTATCGATGTTTTATCCGGTCGCGGAAACTGAGTCCAATCACGCCATCGGCGAAACCACCTTCAAGTGGGGGGCGGGCCGCACCTATCCGGGACCGGGCGAAGATCATCTATATCTACTTTGGTCTTGGCGTGACTGTTGCACAGGATATTGA
- the traC gene encoding type IV secretion system protein TraC, producing MTTAQRQRADQLFTVLAYEYDHHLFLMADSSIGFGFLCRPLTGADASVSARVNVLLNQDWPTETLLQVSLWTSPDIEESLAIMQTRRLKQQKPTYKTMTQASIEFLRQGTTKPPESISGARLRRSHIFVTVKLPMAHPRPSESDIRRATELQLATQQSLSTIGLYPEVLGADQYVRILNTLLNWQPDAGWKDRVVPECDTTQLIRDQLLDFDNAIRTDEKGIWLGSKRVKTLSAKRTPDHFYFGSAKSYLGDILSGTRGIRQNTLLSLTLHYPDAESTRTHQEGVRQFITNQVNTPIARFLPVLVQRKHHFDVLFDAYRDGDRPIRAYFGVLLFCDEQEEAAAVSNARVYFRELGFQLLEDKYFCMPFFLNCLPFGPERSAIADLKRYRTLATRHAIPLLPLFGDWAGTGTPTLNFVSRNGEHMAVSLFDTTGNYNLCIAAESGKGKSFLTNEIIVSYLTEGAQIWAIDVGRSYENLCEVLEGDFVKFTHGSNICMNPFEIVQNFEEEADMLAGLVSQMAAPTEKLTDFQTAGLKRILKQLWTEKAQAMSVDDIARQLCAETDQRLKDVGEQLFPFTTKGEYGRYFNGKNNAKFANDFTVLELEELKGRKHLQQVVLLQLIYQIQQEMYLGERNRPKIVIIDEAWDLLTEGDVAKFMEHGYRRFRKYGGAAVTITQSVNDLYRNAAGRAIVENSANMYLLGQKAEVIEGMKQDRRLPLSDGGYELLKTVHTLPGAYSEIFFITEMGSGIGRLIVDPFKRILFSTKPEDVNALKQLRRQGLSLGDAIQQLIDSRQSKTRELNHGR from the coding sequence ATGACCACCGCGCAACGCCAACGTGCCGATCAGTTATTCACGGTACTGGCTTATGAATATGACCATCATCTGTTCTTGATGGCCGATAGCAGCATTGGCTTTGGTTTTCTGTGCCGACCGCTGACCGGTGCCGATGCCAGCGTCTCCGCGCGGGTCAACGTGTTGCTAAACCAGGACTGGCCGACCGAAACGCTATTGCAAGTGTCGCTCTGGACATCACCGGATATTGAAGAATCGCTGGCCATCATGCAGACCCGCCGCTTGAAACAGCAAAAGCCAACCTATAAAACCATGACTCAAGCCAGTATCGAGTTTCTGCGACAAGGCACCACCAAACCGCCGGAATCGATCTCGGGGGCTCGCTTGCGGCGCAGTCACATTTTCGTGACCGTGAAATTGCCCATGGCGCATCCCCGGCCCAGTGAAAGTGACATCCGCCGGGCAACTGAATTGCAACTCGCTACGCAACAGTCGTTGTCGACCATTGGCTTGTATCCGGAGGTATTGGGGGCTGATCAATATGTGCGCATCCTGAACACACTACTCAACTGGCAGCCCGATGCCGGCTGGAAAGACCGGGTAGTACCTGAGTGCGATACTACCCAATTGATACGGGATCAATTGCTGGATTTCGATAACGCAATTCGAACCGACGAGAAAGGCATTTGGCTTGGATCAAAACGGGTAAAAACCCTATCCGCCAAACGCACACCGGATCATTTTTATTTCGGCAGCGCCAAGAGTTATCTGGGCGACATTTTGTCCGGCACCCGCGGCATTCGTCAAAACACCTTGCTCAGTCTGACCCTGCATTACCCGGACGCTGAATCGACCCGTACCCACCAGGAAGGTGTTCGGCAATTCATCACCAATCAGGTCAATACGCCGATAGCCCGTTTTCTACCGGTGCTGGTGCAACGCAAACACCATTTCGACGTGTTGTTTGACGCCTACCGTGACGGTGATCGACCGATCCGGGCGTATTTCGGTGTACTGCTGTTTTGCGACGAACAGGAAGAAGCGGCGGCGGTGTCCAATGCTCGGGTGTATTTTCGGGAATTGGGCTTTCAGCTTTTGGAAGACAAGTATTTCTGCATGCCGTTTTTCCTGAACTGTTTACCCTTTGGGCCGGAACGTTCAGCGATTGCCGACCTGAAACGTTATCGCACCTTGGCCACGCGCCATGCGATTCCGTTATTACCGCTGTTCGGTGATTGGGCCGGCACCGGGACGCCGACCTTGAATTTCGTCTCCCGTAACGGCGAACACATGGCGGTATCGTTGTTCGACACCACCGGCAACTACAACCTGTGCATCGCCGCCGAATCCGGCAAAGGTAAATCCTTTCTGACCAACGAGATCATCGTTAGCTATCTGACCGAAGGCGCGCAAATCTGGGCGATCGATGTCGGCCGCTCTTACGAAAACCTGTGTGAAGTATTGGAAGGCGATTTCGTCAAATTCACTCATGGTTCAAACATCTGCATGAACCCGTTTGAAATCGTGCAAAACTTCGAGGAAGAAGCCGACATGTTAGCCGGATTGGTCAGTCAGATGGCGGCGCCGACTGAGAAGTTGACCGACTTTCAAACCGCCGGTCTCAAGCGGATATTGAAACAGCTTTGGACCGAAAAGGCTCAGGCCATGTCCGTCGACGACATCGCCCGGCAGCTCTGCGCCGAAACCGATCAACGCTTGAAGGATGTCGGCGAGCAGTTATTTCCATTCACCACTAAAGGCGAATATGGCCGCTATTTTAACGGTAAGAACAACGCCAAATTCGCCAACGACTTTACCGTGCTGGAATTGGAAGAGCTAAAGGGCCGCAAGCATCTGCAACAAGTCGTGTTGCTGCAACTGATCTACCAAATCCAGCAGGAAATGTATCTGGGCGAACGCAACCGCCCGAAGATCGTCATCATCGACGAAGCCTGGGATTTGCTCACCGAAGGCGATGTGGCCAAGTTCATGGAGCACGGCTACCGGCGGTTTCGCAAATATGGCGGCGCGGCGGTGACCATCACTCAGTCGGTGAACGATTTATACCGAAACGCCGCCGGCCGGGCCATCGTCGAGAACTCCGCCAATATGTACTTGCTCGGTCAAAAAGCCGAAGTCATCGAAGGCATGAAGCAAGATCGGCGCTTGCCGTTGTCGGACGGCGGCTATGAACTGCTGAAAACCGTGCATACCTTGCCCGGCGCTTATTCCGAAATCTTCTTCATTACCGAGATGGGTTCCGGTATCGGACGGCTGATCGTCGATCCGTTCAAACGCATTCTTTTCTCCACCAAACCCGAAGATGTCAACGCCTTGAAGCAATTGCGCCGGCAAGGTTTGAGTCTGGGCGATGCCATTCAACAACTCATCGACAGCCGCCAGTCTAAAACACGGGAGTTGAATCATGGACGCTAA
- the traA gene encoding TraA family conjugative transfer protein: MKTSHRTGVLVTLASLFFMLMASDAMAGAGGTEFNNVWTLLTGWVEGLLGRIIAIVFVIVGLVAGVVRGSIMGFVLGIASGVGLFAAPTIITNIVTATI; the protein is encoded by the coding sequence ATGAAAACATCGCATCGAACCGGGGTACTGGTGACCCTGGCATCGCTATTTTTTATGTTGATGGCATCCGACGCCATGGCCGGTGCTGGCGGTACCGAGTTCAACAACGTCTGGACCTTGCTGACCGGCTGGGTGGAAGGCTTGCTCGGCCGCATCATCGCCATCGTGTTCGTCATCGTCGGCCTGGTCGCCGGTGTCGTGCGTGGCAGCATCATGGGCTTTGTACTGGGGATTGCCAGCGGGGTCGGCCTGTTTGCGGCACCGACCATTATCACCAACATCGTGACGGCCACGATTTAG
- a CDS encoding HU family DNA-binding protein: MFYLKPTPTMNKSDLIDAIASHANLTKADAGRALDGITQSIQAGLKSGDSVALVGFGTFEVKERAERAGRNPQTGEAITIAAAKLPSFKAGKGLKDAVQ; encoded by the coding sequence ATTTTTTATCTTAAACCTACACCTACTATGAACAAATCCGACCTCATCGACGCCATCGCCAGCCACGCCAATCTAACTAAAGCCGACGCCGGTCGCGCATTGGATGGCATCACCCAATCCATTCAAGCTGGGTTGAAATCCGGTGATTCCGTGGCTTTGGTAGGCTTTGGTACCTTTGAAGTAAAAGAACGTGCCGAACGCGCTGGACGCAATCCACAAACAGGCGAAGCCATTACGATTGCCGCCGCCAAATTGCCATCCTTCAAAGCCGGCAAAGGCTTGAAAGACGCGGTTCAGTAA
- the traN gene encoding conjugal transfer mating pair stabilization protein TraN translates to MRQLFNSQSLINQSLSAVLCVTMAWTPYGVSWADAIQAAGRDGQQLGQQVLGGFAFPLDTGNGTLTLNPGTAQESAISIGTLFPDTNSATTTAQDFADLYGNNPGTLAAGLNAQTALNGETSFTGEAYRTLIDNAHQSHPDLHNDAVWTAGDQVFANFTPWAQSFSDCTTVTTQTETSHSVQVPDYQLCLRQPTVPQSCTATHQVNVETLLSFVSGNGGMSSCGSGCMDLYVGRVGDNYWSAGCGIFNWEVTYDVLHPEAIISATLEDVEFDDHARVYYGGNLIYTGSTGWGGSCELSNSWVDHPNRDVTYAFNSTGNKVFKQETMVGGNGEGYSRIRLRYDLSKLITQDQWSWSGPNCQNLANAITDGICQAGSQLVCTNDPANASGCYVDPTSQVMVCGSDLAQAPVASSTGIRNTCMNIQSSGHCDLNQYGQCWTDTAGTHCLEPPANGIPNKTCASLETQGCSFIKSQCTSVLASGTCWDSVDTYDCGQTVGIPGIQSNTQQQCAGPIRCMGEDCITMNRTQSQDFSKAVALLNSAQQMAMDLHCDYANADLQQKDPTTCQVFQGKPASCKMVGGALSLVDCCETPSGAMGLGRYIDLLIATSQMDGAVMAMDSTSAIRGAWETMRTPFTLAGDAWNSFQADFASTVNDLVGTDMLSTSDIASQGLLDSLKGELMKSVAEWIGQTFGEAAGNALFSAGGQAAFDSAGNLTPAAESGGVELGGGAAVAGELLSTLMTAYTVVMIIIMIIQIVYSCEEPEYELAAKKQLKVCTDLGTYCESKVAGVCWVRKESYCCYNSPLARILNEQIKPQLGMDFGTPESPSCTGIKVADLDRVDWTQVNLDEWLAILAQTGHLPTAANSSSMLNLDQLTGTGSRLNPQKYGAASSGRQDTLTRTQGRMTDLDVPTVKRQSELEGWGMGPQ, encoded by the coding sequence ATGAGACAGCTTTTTAACTCTCAGTCACTAATAAATCAAAGTCTGTCTGCCGTGTTGTGCGTCACGATGGCCTGGACACCGTATGGCGTTTCCTGGGCGGATGCCATTCAGGCGGCCGGGCGTGATGGCCAACAATTGGGCCAGCAAGTTCTGGGCGGTTTTGCGTTTCCGCTCGATACCGGTAACGGCACGCTGACCTTAAATCCGGGGACGGCTCAGGAAAGTGCCATATCGATTGGCACCTTGTTTCCGGATACTAACAGCGCTACGACCACGGCCCAGGACTTTGCCGATCTCTATGGCAACAACCCCGGCACACTGGCGGCGGGGTTGAACGCGCAGACCGCCTTGAACGGCGAAACCAGCTTCACCGGCGAAGCCTACCGCACGCTGATCGACAATGCCCACCAGTCGCATCCGGATTTACACAACGATGCAGTCTGGACTGCCGGCGATCAGGTTTTTGCCAATTTCACGCCCTGGGCGCAGTCGTTTTCGGACTGTACCACGGTGACGACTCAAACCGAGACCAGCCATTCGGTGCAAGTGCCGGATTATCAATTGTGTCTGCGCCAACCGACGGTACCGCAAAGTTGTACCGCCACCCATCAAGTCAATGTTGAGACGCTACTCAGCTTTGTCTCCGGTAACGGAGGCATGTCCAGTTGTGGATCTGGCTGCATGGATTTGTACGTGGGCCGCGTTGGCGATAACTATTGGTCAGCCGGCTGCGGCATATTCAACTGGGAAGTTACATACGACGTCCTGCATCCGGAAGCCATCATCAGTGCCACATTGGAGGATGTCGAGTTCGATGACCATGCCCGCGTGTATTACGGCGGCAATCTGATTTACACCGGTTCGACCGGCTGGGGCGGTTCTTGCGAACTGAGTAATAGCTGGGTCGATCATCCCAATCGTGATGTCACCTATGCCTTCAACAGTACGGGCAACAAAGTCTTTAAACAGGAAACCATGGTCGGTGGTAATGGTGAGGGTTATTCCAGGATTCGACTCCGCTACGATTTGTCGAAACTGATCACCCAGGACCAATGGAGTTGGAGTGGCCCGAATTGCCAAAACTTAGCCAATGCGATTACCGACGGCATTTGCCAAGCCGGCAGTCAATTGGTTTGCACGAACGATCCAGCCAATGCGTCGGGTTGTTACGTCGATCCCACCTCGCAAGTCATGGTCTGCGGTTCAGATTTGGCCCAAGCCCCGGTGGCCAGTTCGACCGGGATTCGCAATACCTGTATGAATATCCAGTCCTCTGGACACTGCGATTTGAATCAGTATGGCCAATGCTGGACCGATACCGCCGGCACCCACTGTTTAGAACCGCCGGCGAACGGGATACCCAACAAGACCTGTGCGTCGTTGGAAACGCAAGGCTGCTCGTTCATCAAAAGCCAATGTACCAGTGTGTTGGCCTCCGGCACCTGCTGGGACAGCGTCGATACTTATGACTGCGGGCAAACGGTGGGCATTCCCGGCATTCAAAGCAACACCCAACAGCAATGTGCCGGGCCGATTCGGTGTATGGGGGAAGATTGCATCACCATGAACCGCACCCAGAGCCAGGATTTCAGCAAGGCGGTCGCCTTACTCAATAGCGCCCAACAAATGGCGATGGATTTGCATTGTGACTATGCCAACGCCGATCTGCAGCAGAAGGATCCGACCACCTGTCAGGTATTCCAGGGTAAACCCGCCAGTTGCAAAATGGTCGGCGGCGCTCTCAGTCTGGTCGATTGCTGCGAAACGCCCTCGGGTGCGATGGGGCTGGGACGTTACATTGATCTGCTGATCGCCACCAGTCAGATGGACGGCGCTGTCATGGCCATGGACAGTACCTCGGCGATTCGAGGCGCCTGGGAAACCATGCGCACCCCGTTCACCTTGGCTGGCGATGCCTGGAACAGTTTTCAGGCGGATTTTGCATCGACGGTGAATGACTTGGTCGGCACCGACATGCTCAGTACCAGCGACATTGCCTCGCAAGGCTTGCTCGACTCGCTGAAAGGCGAATTAATGAAATCCGTGGCGGAATGGATCGGCCAGACCTTTGGCGAAGCGGCCGGCAATGCTTTGTTCAGTGCCGGTGGCCAGGCAGCTTTCGATTCGGCTGGAAATTTAACGCCAGCTGCGGAATCCGGTGGCGTCGAGTTGGGCGGCGGTGCGGCGGTCGCGGGCGAACTTCTCAGTACCTTGATGACGGCCTATACCGTGGTCATGATCATCATCATGATTATCCAGATCGTCTATTCCTGCGAAGAACCGGAGTACGAACTCGCCGCCAAGAAACAACTGAAAGTATGTACGGACCTGGGCACCTATTGCGAGAGCAAGGTCGCTGGGGTGTGTTGGGTGCGTAAGGAAAGCTATTGCTGCTACAACTCGCCGCTAGCGCGCATTCTCAACGAACAAATCAAACCGCAGTTGGGCATGGATTTTGGCACGCCGGAAAGTCCAAGCTGTACCGGCATCAAAGTTGCGGACCTGGACCGTGTGGACTGGACACAGGTCAATCTGGACGAGTGGTTGGCAATTCTGGCGCAGACCGGTCATTTACCGACCGCCGCCAATTCCTCATCCATGCTCAATCTAGATCAACTCACCGGCACAGGCAGCCGACTCAATCCGCAGAAATACGGCGCAGCCTCCAGCGGCCGCCAAGACACCTTAACCCGTACTCAAGGCCGGATGACCGATTTGGACGTGCCTACGGTCAAACGGCAGTCGGAACTGGAAGGCTGGGGTATGGGGCCGCAATGA
- a CDS encoding RRXRR domain-containing protein — MTGSTIDTENAAGNRRPCTLAKDKRTVKVQAANGQPINPCHPARARQLKRKKRAVRVCRHPFTIRLRAEHQTEAMQHLYFEDQTP; from the coding sequence ATGACCGGTTCAACTATTGATACCGAGAACGCGGCGGGCAACCGCCGCCCTTGCACATTGGCGAAGGATAAGCGGACCGTCAAGGTCCAAGCCGCCAATGGCCAGCCGATCAACCCCTGCCATCCGGCCAGGGCACGGCAGTTGAAACGCAAAAAACGTGCGGTTCGCGTTTGTCGACATCCCTTTACGATTCGCCTGCGTGCCGAGCATCAAACCGAAGCCATGCAACACCTGTATTTCGAGGATCAGACCCCATGA
- a CDS encoding TraV family lipoprotein codes for MKRFHQFSIYSLSVLLIAITTGCATDYGCKGMPDEPSCLSTTQAYQVTNTALPEAPPENSQELESASTPALAPPLQQPVPKIEDPTPIRTPSQVMRIWIAPWEDAEGDLMVSNYVYTELEPRRWMIGKAAPTASASLIPLQVEQRPAEKRSSVDTADDESQVNRLGNKLP; via the coding sequence ATGAAACGCTTTCATCAGTTTTCTATTTATAGCCTCAGTGTACTGCTGATCGCCATCACCACCGGCTGCGCCACCGACTACGGCTGTAAAGGCATGCCGGACGAACCCAGCTGTCTGTCGACGACGCAGGCCTACCAGGTGACCAATACGGCGTTGCCGGAAGCCCCTCCGGAAAATAGCCAGGAATTGGAGTCTGCCTCGACACCGGCACTCGCACCACCGTTACAACAACCCGTGCCCAAGATCGAAGATCCCACGCCGATTCGGACGCCATCCCAGGTGATGCGCATCTGGATCGCGCCTTGGGAAGATGCTGAGGGCGATTTGATGGTGTCCAACTACGTCTACACCGAACTAGAACCCCGGCGTTGGATGATCGGCAAGGCGGCACCGACAGCCAGTGCGTCGTTGATCCCGCTGCAAGTCGAGCAACGCCCAGCGGAGAAACGATCCAGCGTCGATACAGCTGACGACGAGAGCCAGGTAAATCGATTGGGTAATAAATTGCCTTGA
- a CDS encoding DsbC family protein, with translation MTLRQISLLIATLIGTSIALAANPQKQAVSDIAAGLLSIKIEGMQDLPISGLKMVKSGEQTVFISSNGRFAFYGGKLMDIWTQQEIKALADIDNIANRIDLSRMKLKADDLGAVTVGHGKGQVLVFIDPRCPYCGKVMKDLQALQDQYTFKLVMVPILGPESQNIVVQLACQLETNETKAKDAVRDRLLKQDYTGLPSEPPVQCNKEPLQKAVVTAKLFDLKGVPFLIAPDGRTHSGAPEALADWLADKPKPSPSLATTPDTNAQNTNATEKKP, from the coding sequence ATGACGCTACGCCAAATTTCTTTATTGATAGCCACGTTAATCGGTACATCCATCGCCCTGGCCGCCAATCCGCAAAAGCAGGCGGTCTCGGATATTGCCGCCGGTTTGCTGTCGATCAAAATCGAAGGCATGCAAGACTTGCCGATCTCGGGCCTGAAGATGGTCAAATCCGGCGAGCAGACGGTGTTTATCTCCAGTAATGGCCGCTTTGCCTTTTACGGCGGCAAATTGATGGACATCTGGACCCAGCAGGAAATCAAGGCACTGGCGGATATCGACAATATCGCCAATCGCATCGATCTGTCCCGGATGAAACTCAAGGCCGACGACCTTGGCGCCGTGACTGTCGGCCACGGCAAAGGCCAGGTGTTGGTATTCATCGATCCGCGTTGCCCATATTGCGGCAAGGTCATGAAAGACCTGCAAGCCTTGCAAGACCAATACACCTTCAAACTGGTGATGGTCCCCATCCTCGGCCCCGAATCGCAAAACATCGTCGTGCAACTGGCGTGTCAGTTGGAAACCAACGAGACAAAAGCCAAAGACGCCGTGCGCGACCGCTTGTTGAAACAGGATTACACCGGCTTGCCGAGCGAACCGCCCGTTCAATGTAACAAAGAGCCGCTGCAAAAAGCCGTGGTCACCGCCAAGTTATTCGATTTGAAGGGTGTGCCATTTCTGATTGCTCCGGACGGTCGCACGCACAGTGGCGCACCCGAGGCGTTAGCCGATTGGTTGGCCGATAAACCAAAACCGTCGCCCAGTCTGGCAACAACGCCCGATACAAACGCACAAAACACAAACGCCACGGAGAAAAAGCCATGA